CATGGCGCTAACCAGGTGATCACCGCTGATGACATGCATGATGGAGCCGCCGGTATAAAACAGGTCGGCAAAAAAGATAATCAGCACATTAAACAGATTGGCCCCGAAAATGTTGCCGATGGCCATATCCAAAACACCCATCCGTACCGCGGTGAGGGTGGTGACCAACTCAGGCAGAGAGGTGGTGATGGCAATAAAGAAGGAGCCCACCAATGTCTGCCCCAGGCCTGTCTCCCGGGCAATGGCGTCACCGGAATCCGCCAGGCTGATGCCGGCCACAATAATCACCGCCGCCGCCACCATGAACCAGAAAATTGCTTTGCCCAGCGAGCGCTCCCTGGCCGACAGATCTATGGTTGCGGCCTCCACCGCATGCCGCCGTTCAAAACGGGTTAAGAGCCAGTTGCCTAAAACATAAAATACGGGCAGAAAAAGGGTGTTTAACCCCACCCAGCCCACCGTAACTGGGGTGGGCACCAGCATAATAATGGCCACGTAGCAGGTAAGCATGATACCCACGGCGGCGGTGAATACATGGCGCTGGCTGACCCGGGTCAACAGCGGCCCTCTCCCCTGGGTCAGATCAATGATGGCAATGATGGCCACATTGAACATGTTACTGCCAAAAACATTTCCCACCGATAAGTCGGGCGCCAAGATTACCGCTGCGCGCCAGCTGGTGACAAGCTCCGGCAGAGAGGTGGCCAAAGGCAGCAAAAACACACCGGCCCATAATGCTCCCAGACCGGTATGTTCAGCTATGGTATCGGCACTGCGGGTTAATTTTGTCCCTGCGGCGATTATAAGTATAGCACTTGCCAGAAACTGTAACCACAAAATTAACATGGATTCGCCTCATTTACAGATTAACAAAGAAGTATGAGCGTTATTTTTGTCTGGTATTTTGCCGGCACTGCGCTGTGCGGGAGACAAAGCTGGGCTTGCGCTCCAAAATGTGAGTAGCATAAATGTTGCGGATGGTGCCGGTCATGCCGCGCATCACCAGGGAGTGCGTTTCTGCGGTCTGTCCGCTGTAGCGCACACCCCGCAGCATGTCTCCGTCGGTGATGCCGGTGGCAGCAAAGAAAACATCGTCTCCCGCCACCAGGTCATCAAGCTGCAGCAGCTTATTGGCATCGGGCAGTCCCATTTTATGCACGCGGGCAATTTCGTCTTCGCCTTCCGGTGTAAGACGGGCCTGCATTTCGCCGCCTAAGCACTTCAGTGCCGCAGCAGCAATAACCCCTTCGGGAGCGCCGCCGATACCAAACAAAATATCTACTCCGGTACCATCAATGGCTGTGGCAATGGCTGCAGACACATCTCCGTCGGAAATCAGCTTGACCCTGGCGCCGGCGGCGCGGATTTGGGCTATGATTTCCTTATGGCGCGGGCGGTCAAGAATAATGGCGGTCAAATCCTGCACATCACGGTCCAAGGCAGAGGCTACCGCATTTAAGTTCTCACTTACGGAGGCATCAAGATTGATGCATCCTTTGGCCCCGGGACCCACCGCTATTTTTTCCATATACATATCCGGAGCATGCAAAAGGCAGTCTTTGGGCGCAATGGCCACCACCGCCAGCGCATTGGGCAAACCCTTGGCCACCAGATTGGTGCCCTCCACCGGGTCCACCGCCACATCCACCGCCGGTTCCTCACCGGTGCCCACTCTTTCCCCGATATAGAGCATGGGCGCCTCATCCATTTCCCCTTCACCGATTACCACTGTGCCGTCAATATGCACGGTGTCAAATACGGTCCGCATGGCATCAACGGCGGCCTGGTCTGCCGCTTCCTTATCTCCCCGGCCCATGAGCCGGCCGGAAGCCAAAGCGGCGGCTTCGGTAATGCGCACAAATTCCAGCGCAAGTTCTCTCTCCATGTTAACTCCCCCTCTGTTAAGCTATTAAACTGTTTTATTTCCCCTGGTTTGCACTGGCCCAGTCGGCCAGAAAACGTTCTATACCCAAATCGGTCATGGGATGTTTAAACATCTGTTTTAACACAGCAAAAGGAATGGTGGCAATATGACTGCCGACCTTGGCTACCTGGATAACATGCAGCGGGTGCCGGATACTGGCGGCAATAACCTCCGACTCCATAGCGTAGGCGGAAAAAATTCCGCAGACTTCATCCACCAGGCTTACGCCGTCGTGGCCCAAATCATCGAGCCGGCCCAAAAAGGGGCTGACAAAAGCGGCACCGGCTTTGGCCGCTAACAGAGCCTGGTTGGCGGAAAAGACCAGGGTTACGTTGGTGCGGATGCCCTGCTTTTTCAACTCCACCACCGCCTGCAGGCCGTCGGGCGTCATGGGCACCTTAATCACTACCTGGGAGCCCACAGCAGCCAGCTCCTGTGCTTCCTGCACCATCTCATTGGCGTTAGTACCCATCACCTCGGCGGAAACGGGACCCGGAACCAGGCGACAGATTTCTTTTAAGAGCGCCTTGAAGTCTCCGCCCTCCTTGGCCACCAGAGTGGGGTTGGTGGTTACACCGTCAATGACTCCCCAGTCCATGGCCTGTTCAATTTCCTGCAAATTTGCTGTGTCCAGGAAAAGTTTCATGGCAGTTCACTCCTAAACTTTGCCTGAGCAGCCAAACAAGCGCATCTTCTCTTTAATAATGGCTTTCATCTCTTCTTTGGCCGGACCCAGGATTTTTCTTGGATCATATTCACCCGGTTTATTCTGTACCACGTCCTGTACGCCGCGGGTAAAGGCCTGCCGCAGCTCCGTATCGATATTAATTTTGCGCACACCCAGTGAGATGGCCTTTTTAATGCTCTCTGCGGGCACACCGGAGGCGCCGTGCAGCACGATGGCGGTCTCCACCCGCTCATCAATGGTTTTTAGCCGGTCAAAATCCAGCTTGGGTTCACCCTTATATGTACCGTGTGCTGTGCCGATGGCTACGGCAAAAGCATCCACCTTTGTTTCAGTAACAAATTGTACCGCTTCATCCGGATCAGTCATTAACGCATCACGTTCATCCACGGTAATATCATCTTCGGTGCCGCCGATTTTACCCAGTTCTCCCTCCACCGAGGCGCCCATGGCATGGGCCACATCCACCACTTTACGGGTGGCGGCAATATTTTCCTGCAGGGAATATTTGGAGCCGTCGAACATCACCGAGCTGAAACCGTGTTTAAGACAGAGCATGGTCTGCTCAAAGCTTGTACCGTGGTCCAGGTGCAGCACAATGGGCACGGTGGAGGTCTCCACCGCGGCGCGTACCATAGCGGTGATGTAGCGGATCCCCGCATATTTTAAAGCTCCCTGGCTGGCCTGCAGAATTACCGGTGCCCGTTCTTCTTGGGCCGCTTCCACAATGGCCTGTACTATTTCCATATTATTGGTATTGAACGCGCCCACGGCATATTTGCCGCGCTCTGCGTCTGCCAAAACTTCGCGCAATGTTACAAATGGCATCTAGCAATTTCCTCCTTTGAAACAGGCTGCCAAAGCGCCTTGCGGCCTCAAGCAGCCCTGACAGTTTATTCTGTTTTGTTTTACGCGCTGGCTGCGCGCAGCTGGTTTGCCACTTCTTCCTTTAGTTCTTCAATATCGAAGGGTTTGGAGATGTAGCCCGCCGCACCGCGACGCTTGGCTTCTTTCAACACTTCCAGCTCTTCGTAGGCTGTCATGATAAGAATTATTACCTGGGAACACAGTTTCTTTAAAAGGGTCAAAGTTTCAAGGCCATCCATACCGGCCATCTTCATGTCCAGAAGTACCAGGTCAACCGGGTTTTCTTTAACCAGCTCAAGGGCATCATTGCCTCCCGATGCGGTAAGTACCTGATAGCCCGCTCCCTGGAGAACTTCCTGCAGGAGCCGGCGGATTCCTGTTCGATCGTCAACCACCATAATCGTTGCCGACATTTAATTCGCCTCCCATAATCCTGTTGGCTTTGGAATAGTTTTACAGATACTATTCTCGTTAGGGAGGTAATTTCCTTTTTTATCCCGGCAGGAAATTATGGCACTTTTTTCTAGCACTGTTAGCTGCGAATCTTCTTAAACCAGCGCAACACGCTTTGCAGCATGGCATTCATCCAGTCCATCATCCGGCGGGTACGTGATTTGCGACGAAAAAGCACGGCCTTGCCTCCTTTGCTTGTTTGCCTGTAATTTCTCCTTTATTACCGGGCATTATACAAGCAGAAAAAGCAGGCCTTTTGTGCAGCCATAAATTCACAAAAATGCTACATGGGAAACATTTCCGCCAATAGCGGCATGAGAATGGAGCCGATTAAGACCAGGAAAATAAATATTGCCGCCACAAGGACCAACGCCGGCAGAAAGTAAGCCAGCGCAGCCCGGCCACGGGAAAAACCGTGCACCGCATGCAGCACTTCCACCTTTAAAACCACAGACCAGACAAAAGCGGCCAGACTTACCAGAGGCACAATAAAGGCCATATAATGGGTAATCAGGCCAAAGGGTACCACCAGCAAATACGGCAGCTGCCCGTAGCCCAAACCGGTGGCCACCTGCAGACCCTTGCCGGAGCCGCCCAACAGTTCGGAAGAGAACTGTAAAACGGCAGCCCAGACAAAATACAGCAGCGGATAAAAAACTATGATAGAAAGCAGATTAAGTACCGGCCAGGCACGCATTAAGGCGGCGGCGGTCTCCGGATCCATATATTGTGTCAGACCGGTGAAGACCTCTTCTGTGCCGGCGCCCACAAACGAAGTGATGGAGGCAACAAGGGAGACTGCCAAATAAATAAACAGCCCGTGCCAGACAGTGCGCTCCTGTACTACCCTTGCTATCCCCCGGCTTGGTTTAAACAGCGAATCATAAAAATCATCGATAAAACCGAACAACTACCTCACTCTCCCTTTTAGCGGGGCAGCAAAACACTGCCTTCCGCTTCACCCGGTGCAAAAAGCTGCCAAAGCGGCATATTCACCCCGCCGCCAAAAATCCCCCACGGGGAACGGGTGCGCATCTCTTTAATCCGTGGTGTTCCCTCAATTCCCGCCAGCTCTCCTGCGGCATCTATTGCTGTGTTCAAATCACCGAGCCGGTCTACCAGGCCCAGCTCCTTGGCCTGGCGGCCGGTGAAAATGCGGCCGTCTGCCACTTCCAACACCGCTTCCCGGTCCAGGCTGCGGCCTGAGGCCACCACATCCACAAACTGCTGGAAAATATCATCCACCATGGACTGGATAATCTCCCGCTCATCATCACTTAAGGGACGTGCAGCACTGCCCATATCTTTGTATTGGCCGCTTTTAAACACTTCACTTTCAATGCCCAGCATTTCATAGAGCTCCACAAAATTTGTGGTTTCCATGATTACGCCGATGCTGCCGGTGACCGAGGCGGGATTGGCCACAATTTCATCGGCGGCGCTGGCAATCCAGTAACCGCCGGAAGCGGCCATTTCACCCACAGAGACAACCACCGGCTTACCCGACTCCTTTAGGCGCTGCACTTCGTTATAAACTTCCTGGGAAGCTGCGGGAGTACCGCCCGGACTGTTGATGCGCAGCACCACCGCCGCCACATCCCGGTCTGCTGCCGCATCCTGCAGCTGGCCGATAATCTGCCTGGTCCCGCCGGGAGCGCCAAACAGGGGCTGGATCTGCCCATCCATGATAATGCCCTCCAGGTGGATTACCGCCACCGCCTGAGCGCTGCCGGCGCCTCTCTGCGGTGCCCCGGGCGGGCGAAATATCTGTGCCAGAGCAAAAAAGACGGTAATACCTATCACAGCCAACACGATACCGCCAACCAACCTTTTTACCTCCAACTCCACACCTCCGCAAACAGCAGCTATCAGCAGATCATAGCTACCGTTATGTATGTTATATTCATAAAATACTTCTCTATGTAGGGCTATTTTTTCCCCATATTTAAAAAGAGGGCTTTCGCCCTCTTTTTGTTGTGCTTATGATTCTTCATGAATGGCATCTACCGGGCAAACTTCAGCACAAGCACCACAGTCTATGCATGTTTCGGGATCGATTACGTACTTGTCATCGCCTTCGGTGATGGCATCAACCGGGCATTCCGGCTCACAGGAACCGCAGGAAATGCATTCTTCGTTAATCACATGGGTCATTGTTGGATACTCCTTCCTTTTTTGCGAAATTACACTTAATTTGTACCACATTATAATACAAATTACAACTCAAGAAATAAATATACGGTTACATGTTTTCCGCTTCGCCGTAAATTATACTTTAATCCTATTGCTCAGAGCCGTCCAGGGCCGCCCGGACAAAGTCACGGAACAGAGGATGGGGACGGTTGGGGCGCGACTTAAATTCCGGATGGAACTGGGTTGCCAAGAACCAGGGGTGATCCTTTAACTCCACAATTTCCACCAACCGGTCGTCCGGAGAGGTGCCGGCCAAGACCAGGCCCTTTTTTTCCAGACGTTCACGGTAGACATTGTTTAGCTCGTAGCGATGGCGGTGGCGTTCATAAATGATTTCGTCCTCGTAGGCACTATGAGTAAAGGTGTCCCGCTCCACCTTACAGGGATATAAGCCTAAGCGCATGGTGCCGCCCAAATCTTCCACGTCTTTTTGTTCCGGCAACAGATCAATGACCGGGTGCTTGGTTTCCGGGCTAAATTCAGTGGAATGGGCATCTTCCCAGCCGCAGACATTACGGGCAAATTCAATGGTGGCACAGTGCATACCCAGGCAGATACCAAAAAAGGGAATGCGGTTTTCCCGGGCATAGCGCACCGCAGCAACTTTTCCTTCAATGCCCCGATCGCCAAAACCTCCCGGGACCAGGATGCCGTCCAAGCCTGACAGCAATTGTGCTGCGCCCTCTGTTTCCACATCTTCTGCCTGTATCCAGCGAATATCCACATCGCAGCCGTTTTCAAAACCGGCATGTAACAAGGACTCCGCCACACTGAGATAGGCATCCTTT
This window of the Dethiobacter alkaliphilus AHT 1 genome carries:
- the fsa gene encoding fructose-6-phosphate aldolase, whose product is MKLFLDTANLQEIEQAMDWGVIDGVTTNPTLVAKEGGDFKALLKEICRLVPGPVSAEVMGTNANEMVQEAQELAAVGSQVVIKVPMTPDGLQAVVELKKQGIRTNVTLVFSANQALLAAKAGAAFVSPFLGRLDDLGHDGVSLVDEVCGIFSAYAMESEVIAASIRHPLHVIQVAKVGSHIATIPFAVLKQMFKHPMTDLGIERFLADWASANQGK
- a CDS encoding class II fructose-1,6-bisphosphate aldolase; this encodes MPFVTLREVLADAERGKYAVGAFNTNNMEIVQAIVEAAQEERAPVILQASQGALKYAGIRYITAMVRAAVETSTVPIVLHLDHGTSFEQTMLCLKHGFSSVMFDGSKYSLQENIAATRKVVDVAHAMGASVEGELGKIGGTEDDITVDERDALMTDPDEAVQFVTETKVDAFAVAIGTAHGTYKGEPKLDFDRLKTIDERVETAIVLHGASGVPAESIKKAISLGVRKINIDTELRQAFTRGVQDVVQNKPGEYDPRKILGPAKEEMKAIIKEKMRLFGCSGKV
- a CDS encoding DUF362 domain-containing protein, producing MTHVINEECISCGSCEPECPVDAITEGDDKYVIDPETCIDCGACAEVCPVDAIHEES
- the sppA gene encoding signal peptide peptidase SppA yields the protein MEVKRLVGGIVLAVIGITVFFALAQIFRPPGAPQRGAGSAQAVAVIHLEGIIMDGQIQPLFGAPGGTRQIIGQLQDAAADRDVAAVVLRINSPGGTPAASQEVYNEVQRLKESGKPVVVSVGEMAASGGYWIASAADEIVANPASVTGSIGVIMETTNFVELYEMLGIESEVFKSGQYKDMGSAARPLSDDEREIIQSMVDDIFQQFVDVVASGRSLDREAVLEVADGRIFTGRQAKELGLVDRLGDLNTAIDAAGELAGIEGTPRIKEMRTRSPWGIFGGGVNMPLWQLFAPGEAEGSVLLPR
- a CDS encoding response regulator, encoding MSATIMVVDDRTGIRRLLQEVLQGAGYQVLTASGGNDALELVKENPVDLVLLDMKMAGMDGLETLTLLKKLCSQVIILIMTAYEELEVLKEAKRRGAAGYISKPFDIEELKEEVANQLRAASA
- a CDS encoding sodium:calcium antiporter, producing MLILWLQFLASAILIIAAGTKLTRSADTIAEHTGLGALWAGVFLLPLATSLPELVTSWRAAVILAPDLSVGNVFGSNMFNVAIIAIIDLTQGRGPLLTRVSQRHVFTAAVGIMLTCYVAIIMLVPTPVTVGWVGLNTLFLPVFYVLGNWLLTRFERRHAVEAATIDLSARERSLGKAIFWFMVAAAVIIVAGISLADSGDAIARETGLGQTLVGSFFIAITTSLPELVTTLTAVRMGVLDMAIGNIFGANLFNVLIIFFADLFYTGGSIMHVISGDHLVSAMMSVILTSIAVAGMIYRSQRSFVRLGFDSMAIVAGYVVAMILLFFA
- a CDS encoding Yip1 family protein, whose translation is MFGFIDDFYDSLFKPSRGIARVVQERTVWHGLFIYLAVSLVASITSFVGAGTEEVFTGLTQYMDPETAAALMRAWPVLNLLSIIVFYPLLYFVWAAVLQFSSELLGGSGKGLQVATGLGYGQLPYLLVVPFGLITHYMAFIVPLVSLAAFVWSVVLKVEVLHAVHGFSRGRAALAYFLPALVLVAAIFIFLVLIGSILMPLLAEMFPM
- the glpX gene encoding class II fructose-bisphosphatase, producing MERELALEFVRITEAAALASGRLMGRGDKEAADQAAVDAMRTVFDTVHIDGTVVIGEGEMDEAPMLYIGERVGTGEEPAVDVAVDPVEGTNLVAKGLPNALAVVAIAPKDCLLHAPDMYMEKIAVGPGAKGCINLDASVSENLNAVASALDRDVQDLTAIILDRPRHKEIIAQIRAAGARVKLISDGDVSAAIATAIDGTGVDILFGIGGAPEGVIAAAALKCLGGEMQARLTPEGEDEIARVHKMGLPDANKLLQLDDLVAGDDVFFAATGITDGDMLRGVRYSGQTAETHSLVMRGMTGTIRNIYATHILERKPSFVSRTAQCRQNTRQK